In the Thermodesulfobacteriota bacterium genome, one interval contains:
- a CDS encoding carbohydrate porin, with the protein MRRSVIVIFLLLFPFFVYSAEITKSFKVSGALTSVFQSLDRSRGEVPQKGRVSAALDISLEYMPREEDQFFLKVSFAEGSGLSSYSRYPFYVSCNADNLERDLRDINGRGRDNLLEVWYARTFKLKGDLSLRFTGGIIDSATFIDENEYAGDEIGQFMNEAFVRNPLANLPSYDWGGALEFLGKRSSFRIVGMSSKNENELLPKKSYSWVGAQLGVNLSTGIGDGNYRIYGYTTNKRFEDWEGQNYKRLRGFGLSFDQEIVKEIMNAFFRLGTQSDSAKVDYKNMLSFGLNFSGKAWKRAKDEIGMGYAYLKSPKRKEDVKRTNVFEAYFKLHLLEYKFLSSDITFDYQYISENLKEATKRAGNILGARLNVSF; encoded by the coding sequence GTGAGAAGATCGGTAATAGTTATCTTTCTTCTGCTTTTTCCATTTTTCGTCTATTCCGCAGAGATAACAAAGTCTTTCAAGGTTTCAGGAGCTTTAACTTCAGTCTTTCAATCACTGGACAGATCTAGAGGGGAAGTCCCTCAGAAAGGGAGAGTTTCTGCCGCTTTGGATATCAGCCTAGAGTACATGCCCAGGGAGGAGGACCAGTTCTTTTTGAAGGTGAGCTTCGCCGAGGGAAGCGGACTTTCATCGTATTCACGCTATCCATTTTATGTATCGTGTAACGCCGATAACCTCGAGAGGGATCTAAGGGATATAAATGGCCGTGGAAGGGATAACCTCCTGGAAGTCTGGTATGCTCGCACTTTCAAGCTAAAAGGCGATTTATCTTTAAGGTTTACGGGAGGAATAATCGATTCCGCAACTTTCATAGACGAGAACGAGTACGCAGGAGATGAGATAGGCCAGTTCATGAATGAGGCCTTTGTGAGGAATCCCCTTGCGAACCTTCCAAGTTATGATTGGGGAGGCGCTTTAGAATTTCTTGGCAAGAGATCTAGCTTTAGAATCGTCGGAATGTCTTCAAAAAACGAAAATGAGCTTTTGCCAAAAAAGTCCTATAGCTGGGTTGGGGCACAGCTTGGGGTGAATTTATCAACTGGGATTGGGGATGGAAACTATAGAATTTACGGATACACTACGAACAAAAGGTTTGAGGACTGGGAAGGCCAAAATTACAAACGACTTAGAGGGTTTGGGCTCTCTTTCGACCAGGAAATCGTAAAAGAAATTATGAATGCGTTCTTCCGCCTCGGCACTCAAAGTGACTCAGCAAAAGTAGATTATAAAAACATGCTCTCCTTCGGATTAAATTTTAGCGGCAAGGCTTGGAAGAGGGCAAAAGATGAGATAGGTATGGGCTACGCCTATCTTAAAAGTCCGAAAAGAAAAGAAGACGTTAAAAGAACAAACGTTTTTGAAGCCTATTTCAAGTTACACCTATTGGAATACAAATTTTTGAGCTCCGACATCACTTTCGATTATCAGTACATCTCTGAAAACCTCAAAGAGGCTACAAAGAGAGCAGGGAATATCTTAGGCGCTAGACTGAATGTAAGCTTTTAG
- a CDS encoding SAM-dependent methyltransferase, which produces MGRFVLKDTFFLKAKREGYRARSAYKLIEIQKRYNVLRRGDKALDLGCAPGGFLQVIREIVGDEGLVVGIDILDTRPFSERNVIIKKADLFDINVQDLMNELGISYFDVITSDISPNITGIKESDEENLKRVYEATKEIVTKALRKGGNLIYKSFFTEEFGKQRKDLSSIFKEVIVFKPQASRRTSSEIYLVCRKKIV; this is translated from the coding sequence ATGGGAAGATTCGTTCTTAAGGACACATTTTTTCTTAAAGCAAAGAGGGAGGGTTACAGGGCAAGAAGTGCATACAAGTTAATCGAGATCCAAAAAAGGTATAACGTACTAAGGAGAGGTGATAAGGCTCTCGATCTTGGGTGTGCGCCCGGAGGTTTTCTTCAGGTGATAAGAGAGATAGTCGGAGACGAAGGACTTGTCGTGGGAATAGACATTCTGGATACCAGACCGTTTTCAGAAAGAAACGTCATAATCAAAAAGGCAGATCTTTTCGATATCAATGTTCAGGATCTTATGAATGAGCTGGGGATATCGTATTTTGATGTGATAACATCCGATATTTCCCCAAACATAACAGGTATTAAGGAGTCCGATGAGGAGAATTTAAAAAGGGTTTACGAGGCAACAAAAGAAATAGTTACGAAGGCTCTAAGGAAAGGGGGAAATCTTATCTATAAGTCCTTCTTCACAGAAGAGTTCGGAAAACAAAGGAAAGATCTTTCCTCAATCTTTAAAGAGGTCATTGTTTTCAAACCCCAGGCTTCAAGAAGGACAAGTTCCGAAATATACCTCGTCTGCAGAAAAAAAATCGTCTAG
- the rpsB gene encoding 30S ribosomal protein S2, translating into MSNLTIKQLLEAGVHFGHQTKRWNPKMKPYIFGARNGIYIIDLQKTLKMFKDAYNFIRDVASRNEHILFVGTKKQAQEAIEEEAKRCGAFYVNHRWLGGTMTNFQTIQKSIERLKRLEELRNSEVFKKLPKKEAASIERTIEKLEKNLGGIKNMDRLPGALYIVDPKKEHIAVKEAKKLGIPTVGIVDTNCDPDDIDFVIPGNDDAIRAIKLITMKIADAVIEGKMMYAQEFAGKETEKVETKVVVDESLAEETYEKYEEYYERE; encoded by the coding sequence ATGTCCAACCTTACCATCAAACAACTTCTTGAGGCCGGCGTCCATTTCGGACACCAAACAAAGAGATGGAATCCAAAGATGAAGCCCTACATATTCGGCGCCAGAAACGGGATATACATAATCGATCTCCAAAAGACTTTAAAAATGTTCAAAGATGCTTACAACTTCATACGGGATGTGGCCTCAAGGAACGAACACATCCTTTTTGTGGGAACGAAAAAACAGGCGCAGGAAGCGATAGAAGAAGAAGCCAAAAGGTGTGGAGCGTTTTATGTGAATCATAGATGGCTCGGTGGCACGATGACAAACTTCCAAACGATCCAAAAAAGTATAGAGCGCTTAAAAAGGCTTGAAGAACTTAGAAACAGCGAGGTTTTCAAAAAGTTACCGAAGAAGGAGGCGGCAAGCATAGAAAGAACGATAGAGAAGCTTGAAAAGAATCTAGGCGGCATAAAGAATATGGACAGATTGCCAGGTGCGCTATACATTGTAGATCCTAAAAAAGAACACATAGCTGTGAAGGAGGCTAAAAAGCTTGGAATTCCAACGGTTGGAATTGTCGACACAAACTGTGATCCGGACGACATAGACTTTGTCATACCTGGAAATGACGATGCTATAAGGGCGATCAAACTCATTACGATGAAGATTGCGGATGCTGTCATAGAAGGGAAGATGATGTATGCTCAAGAGTTTGCTGGAAAAGAAACTGAAAAAGTTGAAACTAAAGTGGTCGTAGACGAGAGTCTCGCAGAAGAGACGTACGAAAAATATGAAGAATACTATGAGCGTGAGTGA
- the tsf gene encoding translation elongation factor Ts has product MEIKAELVKQLRERTGVGLMDCKEALKLANGDIEKAIEYLREKGLAKIQRRMAKKAQDGIIAAYIHTGGKIGGMVEINCETDFVANTKEFQELARDIAMQVVATSPLYVKRDDVPKEVIEKEREIYKKQALDAGKPEKIAEKIAEGKLEKFFQEVCLLEQAYIKNPEITVKHLLDDLMMKTGEKIVINRFVRFQLGEKDEE; this is encoded by the coding sequence ATGGAGATAAAAGCCGAACTGGTAAAACAACTCCGAGAAAGAACCGGTGTTGGGCTTATGGATTGTAAGGAAGCTTTAAAACTTGCAAATGGTGACATAGAGAAAGCGATTGAGTATCTGAGGGAGAAAGGTCTTGCGAAGATCCAAAGAAGGATGGCCAAGAAAGCTCAGGACGGAATAATAGCTGCTTACATTCACACTGGCGGGAAGATAGGAGGAATGGTTGAAATTAACTGCGAGACCGATTTTGTAGCAAATACGAAGGAGTTCCAAGAATTGGCAAGGGACATCGCCATGCAGGTTGTGGCTACATCACCCCTATACGTGAAAAGGGATGATGTTCCCAAAGAGGTTATCGAAAAAGAAAGGGAGATTTATAAAAAACAGGCCCTCGATGCAGGCAAGCCTGAAAAGATTGCAGAAAAGATAGCGGAAGGGAAACTCGAAAAATTTTTCCAGGAAGTCTGTCTCTTAGAACAAGCCTACATAAAAAACCCTGAAATCACGGTCAAACACCTCTTAGATGATCTCATGATGAAGACTGGAGAGAAGATCGTTATCAATAGGTTTGTAAGGTTCCAGTTGGGAGAAAAAGACGAAGAATAG
- the pyrH gene encoding UMP kinase has translation MNTYRRFLLKLSGELLSGEKGFGIDWETLDWITEEIKETLNLGCQIGIVIGGGNFIRGIDSATHGIERKRADYMGMIATYLNAIAIEDFLEKKGVESKIYGSLGLRNALDTYDSKEVLSFLKEGRVTIFAGGTGNPYFSTDTAAVLKASELKANAVFKATKVDGVFDKDPAIHKDAKFLNQISYLDAIKMRLRVIDLTALSLAMELCIPIVVFNMKVRGNLKKVAMGEPIGTIIRDWEAV, from the coding sequence ATGAATACATACCGGAGATTCCTTTTGAAACTGAGCGGAGAACTCCTTTCTGGAGAGAAGGGCTTCGGAATTGACTGGGAAACCTTAGATTGGATAACCGAAGAGATAAAAGAGACCCTAAATCTTGGTTGCCAAATTGGAATTGTGATTGGTGGTGGAAACTTTATTAGAGGAATAGATTCTGCAACCCACGGAATAGAAAGAAAAAGGGCGGATTACATGGGGATGATCGCTACCTACTTAAACGCGATTGCAATAGAGGATTTTTTGGAGAAAAAAGGGGTAGAATCAAAAATTTACGGTTCTTTGGGTCTCCGGAATGCACTGGACACTTACGACAGCAAAGAAGTCCTCTCTTTTCTTAAAGAGGGAAGAGTCACCATATTTGCCGGTGGAACTGGAAATCCTTACTTTTCAACTGACACTGCGGCCGTCCTTAAAGCCTCAGAGCTAAAAGCTAACGCCGTCTTTAAGGCCACTAAGGTGGATGGCGTCTTCGACAAAGATCCTGCAATTCATAAAGATGCTAAATTTCTAAATCAAATATCGTATCTGGATGCGATAAAAATGCGGCTTCGCGTTATAGATCTTACGGCTTTGAGTCTTGCCATGGAACTCTGTATCCCCATCGTTGTCTTTAATATGAAAGTAAGAGGAAATCTTAAAAAAGTGGCGATGGGGGAGCCGATAGGTACTATCATCAGAGATTGGGAGGCTGTATGA
- the frr gene encoding ribosome recycling factor, whose translation MKDELMEELETKLKKSLEAFKKDLSRLRTGVASVSLLEDIRINYYNQPTPINQVASLSVPDSRTVLIQPWDTSIIGEIEKAIQKSDLGVNPVSDGKVIRIVLPRLTEERRKELVKQGGKMLENARVAMRNVRREINEKLKKMEKDKLLSKDDLFKKQELVQKITDKYIEMAEKAFSEKEKEIMET comes from the coding sequence ATGAAAGATGAACTTATGGAAGAACTGGAGACTAAATTAAAAAAGTCCCTCGAGGCGTTTAAGAAGGATCTTTCTAGGCTGAGAACGGGGGTTGCGTCCGTATCCCTGCTCGAAGACATCCGCATAAACTATTACAATCAACCAACTCCCATAAACCAAGTTGCCTCGCTCTCAGTTCCGGACAGTAGAACGGTGCTTATCCAGCCATGGGATACCTCTATTATAGGAGAAATAGAAAAGGCTATTCAGAAGTCGGATCTTGGGGTTAACCCGGTGTCTGACGGAAAGGTCATAAGGATAGTTTTGCCGAGACTCACAGAGGAGAGAAGGAAAGAGCTTGTAAAACAGGGAGGAAAGATGCTAGAGAACGCGAGAGTTGCCATGAGGAACGTAAGGAGAGAAATAAACGAAAAGTTAAAGAAAATGGAGAAGGACAAACTTTTGTCCAAAGACGATCTTTTCAAGAAACAGGAACTCGTCCAAAAAATCACTGACAAGTACATCGAGATGGCAGAAAAAGCCTTTTCTGAAAAGGAAAAGGAGATCATGGAGACTTAG